The genomic region atCATAGCAAAAGTTTTCACAGAAACACATTTTGCCTTTGTGTAATGTGTACATATAAGATTAAGATGCTTAGAGCAAGGAAAACTCGTTATCAAACTATCATCATCATATACAAAAGCCTCACAAATTTACTGAATTAGCGACTTCATAACACTGCTCTCACTTTTTTCCAGATTTAAGTTCTCGAGCAAGTAGTGCTAACCCGATGGTTGCGAACCCAGACAAAACCGTTGATCCATAGAAAGCAACAAGTAAAGCTCCACGCAATGACTGATAACAATTTATTAGACACCGTTAAAATCCAACTATAATGCAAAAATCACTAATGGAGGTTTAATTGGACGGGACCTTGCAGGGATCAATTGGATATCAACTAAGTTCGACTTTGATCAATGTTGACCGATTATTCCCGTCATACGTTGACCGATTAATTTATGTTGACCAATTATACTTGCTTCGACCACTTACTCGCTAGTTTGACTGATTAATCGCTAGTGTTAGATATTTTGGACGGATTTTACCTAATCAAACCGAAAACCGCTCACAGACTGATTAATAAGCGATTAATCTTGATTTTTGCAACACTGGATAGTTCCCTAATCTTTCTTATATATGTGACCACATGGGATCAAGTCAACAAAATtgttctttaacatatctttttattattttcaaGGTTTTATTTTTGAAACCTATAtaaaagatgtttcatgaatcagTTTCAAGAAGAACTCATGTACCTTAGCAATCGCCAAAGCATTATCATTCGCGTACTGAAATGAGCTCTCCGGTATATTCTGAATACCTTGACTTATTTCCCATGATACAATCCTACATTTTTTGTTGCTTTTACTGTTATATACccataaatgaaaatatatatacatataaaagggTAAAAATTACCCATAAACAAAGGCGATTGCAGCACCAATATAAGCTTTCTCTCGTGTTAGTTCAACTTGAAGCTCTCCAAACTAGAAAACATTATAAATTTATTAGGTACACAACATTCACACAATCACACACACATAATATTAAATTGTCGTATGTGTATTCAATTCACAAAATTATTGAGCACCTTAAACATCCGAGTTTCAACTTTTGACTCTTCATTAGTTTCTTCAGATTCGGGAGTTGAAGAAAGAAGCTTCCCGGTTGAAATCATAGCTTTCGAAATCTACACCAATATACAATCATCATATATAAAAACAAGTTTCGACTTTTCACCTTTTAACACTATAAAAACTAAAAGAATTGACCGCAAATCAAAATAAGATAACTTTTGTATAAGACAGAATAATTGGGTATGAAAAGTTATAAACTTTGGACATTTCAAATCAGCCCAAACCGTTTTGACTTGAAACTTAGTTGAAAGAAGAAATTACCACTTGACCCACTCATTTTGTCACCTCTATTAAAAGGTGTAGAAATGCATTAAACGTGCAAATAATTAAGGTTAAAACAGGTTACCCTTTGTAGTTCACCTTGACCATATTGTCCCATCGACTGAAACCTTCTTCCAGCAGAAGTCAAACGTTTCCCAAATGCTAATCAGCAGAAATATATAAAACAGCTTAGAGTTAAGTCCCTTTTACTAATGGACTTATAATCTTTTGCTTTAACTCTTGCCTGATTTTTTGTTGTTGGTTAGAGAGTTGACCAGTACAGGTAAATTGTTGACCAAGGCTGTTGATGTCGACGTATCAGCCGATTCCCAGGCTCGAGAAATGTTTAACAACGTCATTCCCAGCTCTTGTCCACACTGATAACATTTTTCAACAATGTGAGTTCACGTTTCATTGAAAACATAATTTTGAGCAAAAATACAGTTCTGACTTTAAAAGTCAAACCTCTGCATAACGAAATATGGCATCTGTAGTATTCGTTAGAGAACCTGATTTCAAATTTTACTAATATACATCCACCCATGAGCTCAATTTTTAAATCGATAATTAATCTGTTATTCGTTGATGATCAAAAGCCATTTGATATACATTGTTGGTTCTTCAATAATCAGTGATTATACATTAATCAAGGAGTTAGAAATTGAATTACATATTCACAAATCACTTAAAAAATTTTAAACAGTCAGCCAAAGCATACACTAATATCTCTAACAACATTTGAACACGACTAGTCACGAATACAATATCATTGCTAATGAGCTCAAACACAATTCTTGAACAAAAAGAAATTAATAAAAGACAATAAACTCCTAACCTGCTCCATCACTAGCCCATTGGAGAGATCAAAAGCAGCATCATTTAGCTACAAACACACACAAATTAGTAACAATAAGCTAAATTTGAAAAATTATACAGTAATTGTTAAGTTACTCCGTAAAAGAACAATCTAGAATCTCACTAACGTCTAACCGAAGATCACGAGGGAGTTGCGAAAAGTAATCAGGAGGAAGTTTGAAACTTTCC from Rutidosis leptorrhynchoides isolate AG116_Rl617_1_P2 chromosome 9, CSIRO_AGI_Rlap_v1, whole genome shotgun sequence harbors:
- the LOC139868940 gene encoding uncharacterized protein produces the protein MEQCGQELGMTLLNISRAWESADTSTSTALVNNLPVLVNSLTNNKKSAFGKRLTSAGRRFQSMGQYGQGELQRISKAMISTGKLLSSTPESEETNEESKVETRMFKFGELQVELTREKAYIGAAIAFVYGIVSWEISQGIQNIPESSFQYANDNALAIAKSLRGALLVAFYGSTVLSGFATIGLALLARELKSGKK